The Nothobranchius furzeri strain GRZ-AD chromosome 6, NfurGRZ-RIMD1, whole genome shotgun sequence genome includes a region encoding these proteins:
- the LOC107374800 gene encoding ectoderm-neural cortex protein 1, with translation MKMSVCVHENRKSRASTGSMNIYLFHKSSYADSVLMHLNALRQQRLFTDVLLHAGSRSFPCHRAVLAACSRYFEAMFSGGLRESQASEVDFRDSIHPEVLELLLDYAYSSRVVINEENAESLLEAGDMLEFQDIRDACAEFLERNLHPSNCLGMLLLSDAHQCTKLSELSWGMCLSNFPAICKTEDFLQLPKDMVVQLLSHEELETEDERLVYEAALNWINYDLERRHCHLPELLRTVRLALLPAIFLMENVSTEELINAQAKSKELVDEAIRCKLKILQNDGVVNSPCARPRKTSHALFLLGGQTFMCDKLYLVDQKAKEIIPKADIPSPRKEFSACAIGCKVYITGGRGSENGVSKDVWVYDTVHEEWSKAAPMLIARFGHGSAELKHCLYVVGGHTAATGCLPASPSVSLKQVEQFDPTANKWTMVAPLREGVSNAAVVSVKLKLFAFGGTSVTHDKLPKVQCYDPQENRWTVPASCPQPWRYTAAAVLGNQIFVMGGDTEFSACSAYKFSSENYQWTKVGDVTAKRMSCQAVASGNKLYVVGGYFGTQRCKTLDCYDPTLDAWNSITTVPYSLIPTAFVSTWKHLPA, from the coding sequence ATGAAAATGTCCGTGTGCGTCCATGAGAATCGGAAATCCAGAGCCAGCACTGGCTCCATGAACATCTACCTTTTTCACAAGTCGTCCTACGCTGACAGTGTCCTCATGCACCTCAACGCTCTACGGCAACAAAGGCTTTTCACAGACGTCCTCCTTCATGCTGGCAGCCGATCTTTTCCCTGCCATCGAGCCGTGCTGGCTGCTTGCAGCCGCTACTTTGAGGCCATGTTCAGCGGTGGGCTGAGAGAGAGTCAGGCCAGTGAGGTCGACTTCCGAGACTCGATCCATCCGGAGGTTTTGGAACTCCTCCTCGACTATGCGTACTCATCACGGGTGGTCATCAATGAAGAGAATGCAGAGTCCTTACTGGAGGCGGGTGACATGCTGGAGTTTCAGGACATCCGTGATGCCTGTGCTGAATTCCTAGAGAGGAATCTCCACCCGTCCAACTGTCTTGGTATGCTGTTACTGTCTGACGCCCACCAGTGTACAAAGCTGTCGGAGCTCTCCTGGGGCATGTGTCTAAGCAACTTCCCTGCCATTTGCAAGACAGAGGACTTCCTCCAGCTGCCCAAAGATATGGTAGTCCAGCTTTTGTCACACGAAGAGCTAGAAACGGAAGATGAGAGACTGGTTTATGAAGCTGCACTTAACTGGATCAACTATGACCTAGAAAGGAGGCACTGCCATCTTCCAGAGCTCCTGAGAACAGTTCGCCTTGCCCTACTGCCTGCCATCTTTCTCATGGAGAATGTTTCGACAGAAGAGCTGATCAACGCCCAGGCAAAGAGCAAAGAACTGGTGGATGAAGCCATACGCTGTAAGCTGAAGATCCTCCAGAATGATGGCGTCGTCAACAGCCCTTGTGCACGACCAAGAAAAACCAGCCATGCCCTCTTTCTTCTTGGAGGGCAGACTTTCATGTGTGATAAGTTATACCTGGTGGACCAGAAGGCCAAAGAGATAATCCCAAAAGCTGACATTCCCAGTCCTAGGAAGGAGTTCAGTGCCTGTGCCATTGGCTGTAAGGTGTACATCACCGGTGGGAGGGGATCAGAGAACGGTGTGTCCAAAGATGTATGGGTCTACGACACTGTACATGAAGAATGGTCAAAGGCGGCACCAATGCTCATTGCCAGGTTTGGCCATGGCTCTGCTGAGCTGAAACACTGTCTCTACGTTGTAGGAGGACACACTGCAGCAACTGGTTGTCTCCCAGCCTCTCCGTCTGTTTCGCTTAAACAGGTGGAGCAGTTTGACCCCACAGCAAACAAGTGGACCATGGTGGCACCTCTCCGAGAGGGTGTGAGTAATGCAGCAGTGGTCAGCGTAAAGCTCAAGTTGTTTGCCTTTGGAGGCACCAGCGTCACCCACGACAAGCTGCCTAAGGTTCAGTGCTACGATCCCCAGGAGAACCGATGGACTGTGCCGGCATCCTGCCCACAGCCATGGCGTTACACCGCCGCCGCCGTTCTGGGAAACCAGATCTTTGTGATGGGTGGCGACACAGAATTCTCTGCCTGCTCAGCCTACAAGTTCAGCAGCGAGAACTATCAGTGGACTAAAGTTGGCGATGTGACGGCCAAGCGCATGAGCTGCCAAGCCGTGGCATCAGGAAACAAACTGTATGTGGTGGGCGGATACTTTGGCACGCAGCGGTGTAAAACTCTGGACTGCTATGACCCCACTCTTGATGCGTGGAACAGCATCACTACTGTTCCATACTCGCTCATTCCCACTGCATTCGTCAGCACCTGGAAACATCTTCCTGCTTGA